A portion of the Fibrobacterota bacterium genome contains these proteins:
- a CDS encoding glycosyltransferase family 4 protein has product MRLVQCLAAYGPAGHEYVLFSATLKPLPFEVANPKWKVIALSRASLFPRLGIEAALMYLAKLGFIRRLPVLPRYRAVDREKIDLMLYVKPSIQSFLWPYRSVFPVHDLQHLWQREFPEVSAGGEWSRREYMYRNAVPAAAAILADSDTGVEDVLRAYGPPRARVHALQHLAPTHFLPPVTPADLERTQAAYRLPPEYLFYGAVFWPHKNHARLLKAMRLLKDQKGFSVPLLLAGGPRFEYERLAALKDELGLGDQVRFLGYVPDEDMYPLYRQALALVMPTFFGPSNIPFLEAWANDCPVLTSNVPGLPEQVGDAGLVFDPRSEQSIADAIWKLYTDAEARGRMIASGRAKVAAWTPKEYAARLSGILDAAYRAAP; this is encoded by the coding sequence GTGCGCCTGGTGCAATGCCTGGCCGCCTACGGCCCCGCCGGGCACGAGTACGTGCTGTTTTCCGCCACCTTGAAACCCCTGCCCTTCGAGGTCGCGAATCCGAAATGGAAGGTGATCGCCCTGTCCCGCGCGTCCCTATTCCCGCGTCTGGGCATCGAGGCGGCCCTGATGTACCTGGCCAAGCTCGGGTTCATCCGGCGCCTTCCGGTGCTGCCCCGCTACCGGGCCGTCGATCGGGAGAAGATCGATCTGATGCTCTACGTCAAGCCATCGATCCAATCCTTCCTCTGGCCATATCGTTCCGTCTTCCCGGTACATGATTTGCAGCACCTTTGGCAGCGGGAGTTCCCGGAGGTTTCGGCCGGAGGCGAATGGTCGCGGCGGGAATACATGTACCGCAACGCCGTACCCGCGGCGGCGGCCATCCTGGCGGATTCGGATACCGGCGTCGAGGATGTCCTGCGGGCCTACGGGCCTCCGCGAGCGCGGGTCCATGCCCTGCAGCACCTGGCCCCTACCCATTTCCTGCCGCCCGTGACCCCGGCCGATCTCGAGCGCACGCAAGCGGCTTACCGTTTGCCGCCGGAGTACCTGTTCTACGGGGCGGTCTTCTGGCCCCACAAGAACCATGCGCGCCTGCTGAAGGCGATGCGCCTGCTCAAGGACCAAAAAGGGTTTTCGGTTCCGCTCCTCCTGGCGGGCGGTCCCCGTTTCGAATACGAGCGGCTGGCGGCCCTCAAGGACGAGCTGGGGTTGGGCGATCAGGTGCGTTTCCTGGGCTACGTCCCGGACGAGGACATGTACCCCTTGTACCGGCAGGCGTTGGCCTTGGTGATGCCCACCTTCTTCGGGCCCAGTAACATCCCCTTCCTCGAGGCGTGGGCCAACGATTGCCCCGTGCTGACATCCAACGTGCCCGGCCTGCCCGAGCAAGTGGGGGACGCTGGGCTCGTCTTCGACCCGCGCAGCGAGCAGTCCATCGCCGACGCGATCTGGAAGCTCTATACCGATGCCGAGGCGCGGGGGCGCATGATCGCCAGCGGGCGCGCCAAGGTGGCCGCGTGGACCCCCAAAGAATACGCCGCCCGCCTCTCCGGCATCCTGGATGCGGCCTATCGGGCCGCGCCTTAG
- a CDS encoding glycosyltransferase family 2 protein has translation MRLAPVALFVYNRLDHALRTLEALRANPLAAESELTIFSDGPKRESDLPKVQALRAALRDLRGFKRAVLVERESNLGLSRSIVGGVTDLVRAHGRVIVLEDDMVTSPHFLRYMNDGLELYRDDGQVASIAAYIFPVRRALPETFFLRGADCWGWATWARAWSHFDPDGPKLLAELRARKLTREFDLDGAYPYTRMLKRQIAGKNDSWAIRWYATAFLKGMLTLYPGVSMLNNIGNDGGGTHNPDTAVFDVEVADRRLRVERLPLAENLEGRRAVADYFRRTRRRPGVILRKILWKIRRG, from the coding sequence ATGCGCCTTGCTCCCGTCGCCCTCTTCGTCTACAATCGCCTCGACCACGCCCTGCGTACCCTGGAGGCGCTGCGAGCCAACCCCTTGGCCGCCGAAAGCGAGCTGACCATTTTCTCCGACGGCCCGAAGCGGGAATCCGACTTGCCCAAGGTACAGGCGCTACGCGCTGCCTTGCGCGACCTCCGTGGATTCAAGCGGGCGGTCCTGGTTGAGCGCGAAAGCAACCTCGGCCTTTCCCGCTCCATCGTGGGCGGCGTGACCGATCTGGTGCGCGCCCATGGCCGCGTCATCGTCCTCGAGGACGATATGGTGACTTCGCCCCATTTCCTTCGCTACATGAACGACGGCCTGGAACTATACCGGGACGACGGGCAGGTGGCCAGCATCGCCGCCTATATCTTCCCGGTGCGACGCGCCCTGCCGGAAACGTTTTTCCTGCGCGGCGCCGATTGCTGGGGATGGGCCACTTGGGCGCGGGCCTGGTCGCATTTCGATCCCGACGGGCCGAAACTCCTGGCCGAGCTGCGCGCGCGCAAACTCACGCGGGAATTCGATCTGGACGGCGCCTATCCCTACACGCGGATGCTCAAGCGCCAGATCGCGGGCAAGAACGACTCGTGGGCCATCCGCTGGTACGCGACCGCTTTCCTCAAGGGGATGCTCACTTTGTACCCGGGCGTTTCCATGCTGAACAACATCGGCAACGACGGAGGCGGCACGCATAACCCCGATACCGCCGTCTTCGACGTGGAGGTGGCCGATCGCCGCTTGCGGGTGGAGCGGCTCCCCCTGGCGGAAAACCTCGAGGGCCGGCGCGCCGTGGCCGACTATTTCAGGCGCACGCGCCGCAGGCCGGGCGTGATCCTGCGCAAGATCCTTTGGAAAATCAGGCGGGGTTGA
- a CDS encoding right-handed parallel beta-helix repeat-containing protein, whose protein sequence is MRREPACRSLAMARVGAAAALILSGAAVARGPVAYHLAGDGDDSRSEMQAARADSPWRSLARLDSAGLLPGDSVLLRRGDTFRSVLRAARPGTERHPIVYGAYGRGASPVVSGTALVEGWAQVHGRIFAAPAPGPVTQLFRDGKPLPIARYPNRGYLPIAAPLGDSAFRAPPLPAPALPGSRWEGAALHLRSQRFSLDARALAGYADSGIYRPDRPANYPLRAGQGFFLNGCPAALDTAWEWAPDPASGTLYLFIPPGDSATGHVFEASTRTTGFEGMGTAGIRIEGLRFFGPAGPGIQIDSATGITIRNCAILYPGGEGIGLSGSGFLLERDTVEGAVGSGIRLDGKRSRFRKNLVHGTGVPDRLGRAGFGGKCCRGNALEFYGDSVEAEGNLFIASAQCGIRFEGRYARIESNLVDSSCLLLDDAGGIYTWAGDYAKPGSTGSVIRGNSVLNTLGNAEGTGDASTSAIGIYLDDGTWGMEVSGNVVANADIGIFLHNTRNHKVTGNILFHNRDIQLYAKRDYIAEGDMYGNEARANVLCGALPGQRVREERIHGVSNPRALGAWAGNYQCGTDSAGITCALDGKIIWKGRTGQAPFLRLALAGKARAYSAGPRGLLERALPDGSPAAARLILPGAPDLLPPARAAARRGP, encoded by the coding sequence GTGAGGCGCGAGCCGGCCTGCCGATCCCTGGCGATGGCGCGGGTCGGCGCAGCCGCCGCATTGATCCTGTCCGGAGCCGCCGTCGCGCGCGGGCCCGTCGCCTACCATCTCGCCGGCGACGGCGATGATTCCCGTTCGGAAATGCAGGCCGCCCGGGCCGACTCGCCATGGCGCAGCCTGGCCCGGCTCGATTCCGCCGGGCTTTTGCCAGGCGACAGCGTGCTGCTGAGGCGCGGGGATACCTTCCGGAGCGTCCTGCGGGCCGCGCGGCCGGGAACGGAGCGGCATCCTATCGTATACGGGGCCTACGGCCGGGGCGCTTCGCCCGTCGTAAGCGGAACCGCCCTGGTGGAAGGCTGGGCCCAGGTCCACGGCCGCATCTTCGCCGCGCCCGCGCCCGGTCCCGTAACGCAGCTCTTCCGCGACGGGAAGCCGCTCCCTATCGCGCGCTACCCGAACCGCGGATACCTCCCCATCGCCGCGCCCTTGGGCGACTCGGCTTTCCGGGCCCCGCCCCTCCCGGCCCCCGCTCTGCCAGGTTCCCGCTGGGAAGGCGCTGCGCTCCATCTCCGCAGCCAACGCTTCTCCCTCGATGCGCGCGCCTTGGCAGGCTATGCGGATTCCGGCATCTATCGTCCCGATCGTCCGGCCAATTATCCTTTGCGCGCGGGCCAGGGCTTCTTCCTGAACGGCTGCCCGGCCGCCTTGGATACCGCATGGGAATGGGCCCCCGATCCGGCCTCCGGCACCCTCTACCTTTTCATTCCCCCCGGGGACAGCGCGACGGGCCACGTTTTCGAGGCTTCGACGCGTACGACCGGATTCGAAGGGATGGGGACCGCGGGAATCCGCATCGAGGGCCTCCGGTTCTTCGGCCCGGCGGGCCCCGGTATCCAAATAGATTCCGCGACAGGGATCACGATTCGTAATTGCGCCATCCTTTATCCCGGGGGCGAGGGGATCGGGCTATCGGGCTCGGGTTTCCTCCTGGAGCGGGACACGGTGGAGGGGGCCGTCGGATCCGGCATCCGGCTCGATGGAAAACGCTCCCGCTTCCGGAAGAACCTGGTGCACGGCACCGGGGTCCCCGATCGGCTGGGAAGGGCCGGCTTCGGCGGAAAATGCTGCCGCGGGAACGCGTTGGAATTCTACGGCGACAGCGTGGAGGCGGAGGGGAACCTCTTCATCGCATCCGCCCAGTGCGGCATCCGCTTCGAGGGCCGCTACGCGCGTATCGAATCCAACCTGGTGGATTCCTCCTGCTTGCTCCTCGACGACGCGGGAGGCATTTACACTTGGGCCGGCGATTACGCCAAACCGGGATCCACCGGCTCCGTTATCCGGGGAAACTCGGTCCTGAATACCTTGGGCAATGCCGAGGGTACGGGCGATGCCTCCACCAGCGCCATTGGCATTTACCTTGACGATGGCACCTGGGGGATGGAGGTATCCGGCAACGTGGTAGCCAACGCGGACATCGGGATCTTCCTCCACAATACCCGTAACCATAAGGTTACGGGCAACATCCTTTTCCACAACCGGGACATACAGCTCTACGCGAAGCGGGATTACATCGCGGAAGGCGACATGTACGGCAACGAAGCCCGCGCGAACGTGCTCTGCGGCGCGCTTCCGGGCCAACGCGTACGCGAAGAACGCATCCACGGCGTATCCAACCCCCGCGCCTTGGGGGCCTGGGCCGGCAACTACCAATGCGGGACCGATAGCGCGGGCATTACTTGCGCGCTGGATGGAAAAATCATTTGGAAAGGCCGGACCGGGCAGGCGCCGTTCCTCCGCCTCGCCCTCGCCGGCAAAGCCCGCGCCTACTCCGCGGGGCCACGGGGCCTGCTGGAACGGGCGCTCCCCGACGGAAGCCCCGCCGCCGCGCGCTTGATCCTGCCGGGCGCCCCGGACCTGTTGCCACCGGCCCGCGCCGCCGCGCGCCGAGGTCCATGA